TGTTCTCCTGGGACCACTTCCACCCGTCCGCCGACGGGTACGCGGTGGCCGCCGCCGCGCTGCTGCCGACGGTGCTGGCGGCGCTGGGCGCGGCCGAGGAGCGACGTCTGGTGCTCGCGCCGGACGAGGGCGTACGGTCGTTGCCGCAGGCCGCGCACGAGGCCGCCCGCCAGCCCGGCACCGAGGTCAGCCCTACTCAGGTCGCCGGCCGCGACCGCGGGCCGGAGGGGCGGTGGGCGCGGCTGCGGCGGCGCTCGGCGTGGTTTGGCCACTCGCGTGCGGAGGAGGCCGAGACCCCGGTCGATGTCGCCGTACCCTTGGAGGGGTTCGTCACCGGCGGCCAGGAGCGAGACTGAGCGGCCCCGGTGGGGTACCCCAGGACGAGAGGACGACGGCATGCCCACGGGGCGACAGCTGGGCCGCGCGACGGCGATCACGTTGGTCGCCGGGACGGTCGGCGGCGCCGCACTGCTGGCCGGTGAGGCGGTCATCGCCCGCAGCCGGCGGTACGCGCAGCCGGAGATGGGACTCGCGCTGCGCACCACCATGGGCCCGCCCACCGCACCTCCCCTGCGCCTCGTGCTGATGGGCGACTCGTCCTCGATGGGCGTGGGCGTGGAGCAGCTCGCCGACACCGTGGGCGGCCAGCTCGCCACGATGCTCGCCGAGGGCACGCCGGCCCTGCCCCCGCGGCACGTGCAGCTCTCTTCGGTCGGTGTGTCCGGTTCCCGTTCCACGGATCTGGCCACCCAGGTCGCGCGGGCGCTGCTCGGCGGCCGTCCCGACGTGGCCGTGATCCTGATCGGGGCCAACGACGCGACCACGCTGCGCCGCCCCACCGAGTCCGCCGCGTACCTGGGCGCGGCCGTGCGGCGCCTTCGTGACGCGGGCGTCGAGGTGGTCGTCGGCACCTGCCCCGACCTCGGCGCGGTCCGCGCGATCGCCCCGCCGCTGCGCCAGGTGACCGGGTGGCTGGGCCGCCGCATGGGTCGCGCGCAGGCCAAGGCGGTGCGGGCGGCGGGCGGCACGGTGGTCGACCTGGCCGGCGAGACCGGAGCGGTGTTCCGGGCGGACGCGGGCACGCTCTGCTACGACGGCTTCCACCCCTCGGCGGACGGCTACCGGGTGTGGGCTCACGCGCTGCTGCCGGCGGTGATCCACGCGGCCGTCCCCACCTCCCGCTGAGCAGGCCGGGGTTCCGCTTCCCGTTGAAGTTACCGGCGAGTACGGTAGCGGTATGCCGAACGCCGTCATCGTCGCCACCGCTCGCTCCCCCATCGGCCGGGCACACAAGGGCTCGCTGCGCGAGGTCCGCCCCGACGACCTGGCAGCCACGATCGTGCGCGCCGCGCTCGACAAGGTGCCCCAGCTCGACCCCGCCGAGATCGACGACCTCTACCTCGGCTGCGGCCTGCCCGGCGGCGAGCAGGGCTTCAACATGGCCCGCGTCGTGGCCACCCTGCTCGGCTACGACCGGCTGCCCGGCGCCACGCTGACGCGGTACTGCGCGTCTTCGCTGCAGACCACGCGGATGGCGTTCCACGCGATCGCGGCAGGCGAGGGCGACGTGTTCGTCTCGGCGGGCGTGGAGTGCGTATCGCGTTACGCGCGGGGCAACTCCGACGGCCTCCCGCCCGAGGCGCAGGCCCTCGTCGGCGGCGGCTGGGAAAACCCGCGCTACGACAAGGCGCGCGCCCGTTCGACGGAGCGGACCCAGGCCGGCGCGCCGGTGTGGCAGGACCCGCGGGACGGCGGCGAGCTGCCCGACGTCTACCTGGCGATGGGCCAGACCGCGGAAAACCTCGCCCAAATCAAGGGCGTGAGCCGCGAGGACATGGACGAGTTCGGCGTACGCAGCCAGAACCTCGCCGAGAAGGCCATCGCGGACGGCTTCTGGGCCCGCGAGATCACGCCGGTGACGGTGCCCTCCGGCGATGTTGTCAGCACCGACGACGGGCCGCGCCCCGGCGTGACGCTTGAGGGCGTGGCCGGCCTGAAGCCGGTCTTCCGCCCCGACGGCCGGATCACCGCCGGCAACTGCTGCCCGCTCAACGACGGCGCGGCCGCCGTGGTCGTGATGAGCGAGACCCGCGCTCGCGACCTCGGCATCACGCCGCTGGCCCGCATCGTCTCGACCGGCGTCACCGCGCTCTCCCCCGAGATCATGGGGCTGGGCCCGGTGGAGGCCACGAAGCAGGCGCTCAAGCGCGCCGGCATGACCATCGACGACGTCGACCTTGTCGAGATCAACGAGGCGTTCGCGGCGCAGGTCATCCCCTCCTACCGCGACCTGGACATCCCGCTGGACAAGCTCAACGTCATGGGCGGCGCCATCGCGGTCGGCCACCCGTTCGGCATGACCGGCGCGCGCATCACGGGCACGCTGCTCAACGCCCTCGACTGGCACGACAAGACGATCGGCCTGGAGACCATGTGCGTCGGCGGCGGCCAGGGGATGGCGATGATCGTGGAACGGCTCAGCTGAGAGCCGATCTTCAAGATGTGAGCTACCGCGACGCCCGTCGTGGTCCGGACCGTTGCTCCCGCGGCCTCACCCTGCGCGTTTGGTCGCGGTCCGGCCCCGTCGCTCCTGCGGGTTGGGTCGCGGTTCGGGCAGCGAGCGGTTCGGGCAGCGAAAAGGCCGGTGCCCTTTCAGGGCACCGGCCTTTGACGGACGGACCGCGGATCAGGCGGTGAGCTCGAGCTCCTTGGCCGCCTCGACGTCGGGCTTCCGCTTCGCGTCGCGCATGACCACGGTGGACAGGATCGCGGCGGCCAGCACGCCGACCGCGGCGATCAGGAAGGTCAGCGACATCGACGAGGTGAACGCCTCGCGTGCCGCGTCGACCAGGCCGCTGTCGCCCGCCGCGAGCGCGCCGCCGATCGACTCCCGAGCCTGCTCCGGCGCGCCGGCCGGCATCCGGCTGGCGTAGCCGCTGGTGAGCAGCGAGCCCAGGATCGCGATGCCGAGTGCGGTGCCGGCCTGCTGGATCGTGTCGTTCAGCGCCGAGCCGACGCCCGCCTGCTCGGCCGGGATGGTGCCCATCAGCGCGCTCACCGCGGCCGGCATCGCCATGCCGGCGCCCAGGCCGAGCAGGCCCAGCGCGACGGCCGGGACGGCGAAGCCGGTGTCCGGCGAGACGGTGGTCAGCAGGCCGAAGGACGAGGCCATCACCAGCATGCCGGCCAGCACCAGCGGGCGGTTGCCGAGCCGGGCCGCGTAGGTGGCGCCGATCGTGTTGCCCACGAGCGCCGTGACCGCCAGCGGCACGAACGCAAGGCCCGCCTTGATCGGCGAGTAGCCGAGCACGAACTGCAGGTACTGGGTCAGAACCAGCAGCAGGCCGCCGTTGCCGATCTGCAGCAGGGCCAGCGAGAGCGAGCCGCCGCTGAAGTTGCGGTGCTTGAAGAGCACCAGCGGGACCATCGGCGCGGGCGTGACGTTTTCCCAGATCACGAAGCCGACCAGCGCCACCACCGCGACCGCGAGGACGATGCCCGAGCGCTCGCCGAACGCGCCGTGCTTGGGCAACTCGATGATCCACCACACCAGCGCGGTCATGCCGACGGCGGAGAGCACCGCGCCGAGCGGGTCCGGCTTCTGCCACTGGCCCTTGGACTCAGGCATCAGCAGCACACCGGCCAGGATCGCGAGACCCACCACCGGAACGTTGATCAGGAAGATCGCCTGCCACGAGAAGTGTGCGATCAGCACGCCGCCGAGCACCGGGCTGCCGACCAGGCCGAGCATCGACACCGAACTCCACGCGGCCATCGCCTTGCCGCGCTCGGTCTCGTCGAAGACCGTAATGAGGATCGACAACGTGGACGGCATGATCAGCGCGCCGCCGACGCCCATCGCGACGCGCAGGGCGATCATCTCGCCCGGGTTGGCCACGAACATCGCACCCAGTGACGCCGCCCCGAAGAGCACCAGCCCGATCAGCATCACCCTCCGCCGGCCGAACCGGTCGCCGAGGCTGCCGGAGGTGAGCAGGAGCCCGGCGAAAACCAGGATGTAGGAGTCGAGGATCCACTGGGTGTCCTGCGGGCTGGCGCCGAGGTCCTCGGTCATGGCCGGCACCGCGACGGTCAGCGCCATGCCGTCCACGACCAGGACCAGGCTGCTCAGGCACAGCACGATGAGGATCCACCAGCGGTGTGGATTACGGGTTTCCATGGCGGCTTTCCTTTCGGCCTGCGTACGTCGTTCCGCTTCTGCGAACACTGTACGCACAGCGGAACAGCGTGCGCAAGGAAGAACTTCTGTACGCTGGCCGCGTACGATGTACGCAGCGAGAGGAGCGCATCATGGCCGCCAGGACGAAGCCGATCCCGTCCGTGTGGGCCCGGCAGGAGTCCGGGCCCGACCAGCCAGCGCTCAGCCGGGCGTCGATCGTGCGGCAGGCGATCGCGATGCTGGACGCCGAGGGCATCGAGGCGCTGAGCATGCGCAAGCTGGGTGCACGGCTCAATGCCGGCGCCACCTCGCTGTACCGTCACGTGGCAACCAAGGACGAGCTGATCGAGCTCGCGGTCGACGAGGTCTTCGGCGAGATCGCCATCCCCGACGCGGGCGGCGCTGGCTGGCGGGTCGCGGCCGCCGAAGCCGCCCGTTCCTTCCGCGCGACCGCGCTGCGCCACACCTGGCTGCCCCGATGCTCGGCCAGGCGGGGCTGGCCTACCTGGGGCCCAACCTCATGTCGTTTACCGAACGGCTGGCCGCACTCTTCGTCGAGGCCGGCTTTCCGGAGCCGAGCGGCGCGATCGACGCCCTGCTGTCTTACGTGATCGGGATGAGCACCACCGAGGCCGCCTGGCTCACCACGGTCGCCCGCTCCGGGGAGACGGAGGCGAGCTTCATCGCCCGGCTCATGCCCGCCGCGCAGCAGGCCGCCGTCGACTACCCGCACCTGGCCCAGGCGCAGGTCGACGCCACAATCGACCCCGCCGAGGTCCGCGAGAGCAAGTTCGCGTACGGCCTGGAGATCGTCCTGGACGGCCTGGCGACCCGCATGCCCACCGGCGGCGTTGACCACTGACGCGGTGGGGTTGGTTGGGCACCGCGGAGGGTGAGGCCGCGGGAGCAACGGTCTGGACCACCGCGGACATCGCGGTAGCCCGGCCTATCTCCGGACCCACCGACCGCCATCAGCCGCTGGCGCGCCCGGAGAAGGTCGGAGTCCGCGGCGCCGAGCATTGGTCGCGCGGCGAGGCCTGCTAGCCGAGCGCGGCCCGGACGGCCTGGACGTCGGCGGCGGCCTCGGCGATGACGGCGGCGGGCGGGTTGGCGGCGATGAGGTCGGCGGCCACCACGCGCAGCTGGTCGGTCA
The window above is part of the Phytohabitans houttuyneae genome. Proteins encoded here:
- a CDS encoding acetyl-CoA C-acetyltransferase, with translation MPNAVIVATARSPIGRAHKGSLREVRPDDLAATIVRAALDKVPQLDPAEIDDLYLGCGLPGGEQGFNMARVVATLLGYDRLPGATLTRYCASSLQTTRMAFHAIAAGEGDVFVSAGVECVSRYARGNSDGLPPEAQALVGGGWENPRYDKARARSTERTQAGAPVWQDPRDGGELPDVYLAMGQTAENLAQIKGVSREDMDEFGVRSQNLAEKAIADGFWAREITPVTVPSGDVVSTDDGPRPGVTLEGVAGLKPVFRPDGRITAGNCCPLNDGAAAVVVMSETRARDLGITPLARIVSTGVTALSPEIMGLGPVEATKQALKRAGMTIDDVDLVEINEAFAAQVIPSYRDLDIPLDKLNVMGGAIAVGHPFGMTGARITGTLLNALDWHDKTIGLETMCVGGGQGMAMIVERLS
- a CDS encoding TetR/AcrR family transcriptional regulator, producing MAARTKPIPSVWARQESGPDQPALSRASIVRQAIAMLDAEGIEALSMRKLGARLNAGATSLYRHVATKDELIELAVDEVFGEIAIPDAGGAGWRVAAAEAARSFRATALRHTWLPRCSARRGWPTWGPTSCRLPNGWPHSSSRPAFRSRAARSTPCCLT
- a CDS encoding TetR/AcrR family transcriptional regulator C-terminal domain-containing protein, translating into MSFTERLAALFVEAGFPEPSGAIDALLSYVIGMSTTEAAWLTTVARSGETEASFIARLMPAAQQAAVDYPHLAQAQVDATIDPAEVRESKFAYGLEIVLDGLATRMPTGGVDH
- a CDS encoding SGNH/GDSL hydrolase family protein; this encodes MPTGRQLGRATAITLVAGTVGGAALLAGEAVIARSRRYAQPEMGLALRTTMGPPTAPPLRLVLMGDSSSMGVGVEQLADTVGGQLATMLAEGTPALPPRHVQLSSVGVSGSRSTDLATQVARALLGGRPDVAVILIGANDATTLRRPTESAAYLGAAVRRLRDAGVEVVVGTCPDLGAVRAIAPPLRQVTGWLGRRMGRAQAKAVRAAGGTVVDLAGETGAVFRADAGTLCYDGFHPSADGYRVWAHALLPAVIHAAVPTSR
- a CDS encoding MFS transporter produces the protein METRNPHRWWILIVLCLSSLVLVVDGMALTVAVPAMTEDLGASPQDTQWILDSYILVFAGLLLTSGSLGDRFGRRRVMLIGLVLFGAASLGAMFVANPGEMIALRVAMGVGGALIMPSTLSILITVFDETERGKAMAAWSSVSMLGLVGSPVLGGVLIAHFSWQAIFLINVPVVGLAILAGVLLMPESKGQWQKPDPLGAVLSAVGMTALVWWIIELPKHGAFGERSGIVLAVAVVALVGFVIWENVTPAPMVPLVLFKHRNFSGGSLSLALLQIGNGGLLLVLTQYLQFVLGYSPIKAGLAFVPLAVTALVGNTIGATYAARLGNRPLVLAGMLVMASSFGLLTTVSPDTGFAVPAVALGLLGLGAGMAMPAAVSALMGTIPAEQAGVGSALNDTIQQAGTALGIAILGSLLTSGYASRMPAGAPEQARESIGGALAAGDSGLVDAAREAFTSSMSLTFLIAAVGVLAAAILSTVVMRDAKRKPDVEAAKELELTA